A single region of the Cloacibacillus sp. genome encodes:
- the mgtA gene encoding magnesium-translocating P-type ATPase: MPKKMLSDSRMKRYAGCGAEEIFRAIPTTPAGLPQERVEAMRAKYGENRLSSRKNDTFPHRLRRAFVDPFTMILFTLAVISLVTDVLLASNFTRNITTSLIICVMILVSGAIRLVQETRAKRASDRLDRLIHANVTVKRGGILVDIPAERLVVGDLVMLSAGGRIPADLRLIKTMDLFVSQAAITGESAILEKDSAPCIDAERTPFTRLKNLAFMASSVISGRGEGVVIAVGRETLYGNFVRPDSKNSDAFQKGENSVAWVLIRFMAVLVPAVFLVSGVARGSWLESFAFALSVAVGLTPEMLPLVINACLARGSLSMSRKRAIVKNIDAMQVLGSMDVLCIDKTGTLTQESILLEYYLDILGNESPEALELAYLNSFHHSGLSNPIDSAILACRTMPDRGGRLAELAKLCRKTDEIPFDYERKFVSTLVRTSENSHLLIVKGDIRRVFSRCRFAEYRGEAIPIGENEEGSVSAIVDEMLEEGMKVIAVAKKELGAQETLSPADENDMTLVGYLVFFDAPKRSAAQSVEDLKRLRVTPKVMTGDNSQTALSICRRVGLPAAALLTGAQIGGLSDEELRAAVKVTDIFAELTPGQKVSLLSALRDNGHTTGFLGDGMNDIPALNEADVGISVDTAVDAAKEAADVILLEKELNILGQGIMEGRRTFVNMLKYIKITASSNFGNILSVVCASVALPFFPMTAIQLLLLNLLYDTLCIVLPWDSVDAEDTEAPREWSGKTLSGFMLSFGPISSIFDIMTFLFLYFILCPRLCGGLLYTQLADPELRLRYAALFQTGWFLESMWTQVLILHMLRTKKIPFLQSRASGPVLLITLLGIVVFTGLTMTPLAHPLGLTRLPLEYFGFLLPVVLLYMLLVSFIKRLYIRRHGELI, from the coding sequence TTGCCAAAGAAAATGCTTTCCGACTCCCGCATGAAAAGATACGCCGGCTGCGGCGCGGAGGAGATTTTCCGCGCCATACCGACGACGCCCGCGGGACTGCCGCAGGAGCGGGTAGAGGCGATGCGCGCGAAATATGGCGAAAACAGGCTCTCCAGCAGAAAAAACGATACCTTTCCGCACCGGCTGCGGCGGGCCTTCGTCGATCCCTTCACGATGATCCTCTTCACGCTGGCGGTGATCTCTCTCGTCACCGATGTGCTGCTGGCCTCTAATTTTACAAGAAACATCACGACGTCTCTGATAATCTGCGTCATGATCCTCGTCAGCGGCGCCATCCGCCTCGTTCAGGAGACGAGGGCCAAGAGGGCCTCTGACCGTCTGGACCGCCTCATCCACGCAAACGTCACCGTCAAACGCGGCGGAATCCTCGTGGATATCCCCGCGGAAAGACTGGTGGTGGGAGACCTGGTGATGCTCTCCGCCGGCGGTCGGATACCGGCCGATCTGCGGCTGATAAAGACTATGGACCTCTTTGTCTCGCAGGCCGCCATCACCGGAGAGAGCGCGATCCTCGAAAAAGACAGCGCACCCTGTATCGACGCCGAACGGACGCCCTTCACAAGATTGAAGAACCTCGCCTTCATGGCCTCCTCCGTGATCAGCGGAAGGGGCGAGGGCGTCGTTATCGCGGTAGGGCGGGAAACACTCTACGGAAATTTCGTCAGACCTGACTCCAAGAATTCCGACGCCTTCCAAAAGGGAGAAAATTCCGTCGCCTGGGTGCTGATACGCTTTATGGCCGTTTTGGTCCCCGCCGTATTTCTGGTCTCAGGCGTCGCGCGCGGCAGCTGGCTGGAATCCTTCGCCTTCGCCCTCTCCGTCGCCGTCGGGCTGACGCCGGAGATGCTGCCGCTGGTGATCAACGCCTGCCTCGCGAGGGGCAGCCTCTCCATGTCGCGGAAGCGGGCCATCGTTAAAAACATCGACGCCATGCAGGTCTTGGGAAGCATGGACGTTCTCTGCATCGACAAGACAGGCACGCTGACGCAGGAAAGCATCCTGCTGGAATACTATCTTGATATCCTCGGCAACGAAAGCCCAGAGGCATTGGAGCTGGCCTATCTGAACAGTTTTCATCATTCCGGCCTCTCCAATCCCATCGACAGCGCGATACTGGCCTGCCGGACAATGCCCGACAGGGGCGGACGCCTTGCAGAGCTTGCCAAACTCTGCCGTAAAACTGACGAAATACCGTTTGACTACGAGCGCAAATTCGTCAGTACACTGGTAAGGACGTCGGAGAACAGCCACCTGCTGATTGTGAAGGGCGACATCCGGCGGGTATTTTCACGCTGCCGCTTCGCCGAATACCGGGGTGAGGCCATACCCATAGGGGAAAACGAGGAGGGCAGCGTCTCCGCTATTGTGGACGAGATGTTGGAAGAGGGCATGAAGGTGATCGCCGTGGCGAAAAAGGAGCTCGGCGCTCAGGAGACGCTCTCTCCCGCCGACGAAAATGATATGACCCTCGTGGGCTACCTCGTCTTTTTCGACGCGCCTAAGCGCTCCGCGGCCCAGTCCGTAGAGGATCTCAAACGGCTGCGCGTGACCCCGAAGGTCATGACCGGCGATAATTCGCAGACCGCCCTCTCCATCTGCCGCCGCGTGGGTCTGCCCGCTGCGGCCCTGCTGACGGGCGCGCAGATCGGCGGCCTCTCGGATGAAGAGCTGCGCGCGGCGGTGAAAGTAACTGATATCTTCGCCGAACTGACGCCGGGACAAAAGGTCAGTCTGCTGTCGGCGCTGCGGGATAACGGCCATACGACCGGCTTCTTAGGCGACGGCATGAACGATATCCCCGCCCTCAACGAGGCCGACGTGGGGATATCGGTGGACACCGCCGTGGACGCGGCGAAGGAGGCCGCCGACGTTATCCTGCTCGAAAAAGAGCTCAACATTCTCGGACAGGGCATCATGGAGGGACGCCGGACCTTCGTCAATATGCTCAAATACATCAAAATCACGGCGAGCTCCAACTTCGGCAATATCCTCTCCGTCGTCTGCGCCAGCGTGGCGCTTCCCTTCTTCCCGATGACGGCGATCCAGCTGCTGCTTTTGAACCTGCTTTACGATACGCTCTGCATCGTCCTGCCGTGGGACAGCGTCGACGCCGAGGATACGGAGGCCCCCCGCGAGTGGTCGGGAAAGACGCTGAGCGGCTTCATGCTCTCCTTCGGGCCGATCAGTTCGATTTTCGACATCATGACATTCCTCTTCCTCTACTTCATCCTCTGCCCGCGGCTGTGCGGCGGCCTGCTCTACACGCAGCTCGCTGACCCGGAGCTGAGGCTGCGCTACGCGGCGCTCTTCCAGACGGGGTGGTTCCTGGAATCCATGTGGACGCAGGTGCTGATCCTTCATATGCTGCGCACGAAAAAGATCCCCTTCCTGCAAAGCCGGGCCTCGGGCCCGGTCCTGCTGATCACGCTGCTGGGGATAGTCGTATTCACCGGTCTGACGATGACGCCGCTCGCGCATCCGCTGGGCTTGACGCGGCTGCCGCTTGAATATTTCGGCTTTCTGCTGCCGGTCGTCCTTCTCTATATGCTGCTGGTCAGTTTTATAAAACGGCTGTACATCAGGCGGCACGGGGAATTGATCTAG
- a CDS encoding CGGC domain-containing protein — protein MGIKFVIIIQCDIARLRCSGFACTKCFYDREGFFKDCGYPHGTRYIAFTCGGCCGGSIASKLEHFSNKLARQTDVKKDEVAVHLSSCMVTDNYHHDRCPNLEYIKGIVRKKGYKNIVDGTFRSTNATEKREAGIYKNHELETFCGAED, from the coding sequence ATGGGCATCAAATTCGTCATCATCATCCAGTGTGACATCGCAAGGCTGAGATGCAGCGGTTTCGCCTGCACAAAGTGCTTCTACGACCGGGAGGGCTTCTTCAAAGACTGCGGCTACCCCCACGGAACGCGCTACATCGCCTTTACCTGCGGCGGATGCTGCGGCGGCAGCATCGCCTCGAAACTTGAGCACTTCTCAAACAAACTTGCGCGCCAGACCGACGTCAAAAAGGACGAGGTCGCCGTACACCTCTCCTCCTGCATGGTCACCGACAATTACCACCACGACCGCTGCCCGAACCTCGAATATATCAAGGGGATAGTCCGCAAAAAGGGCTATAAGAACATCGTCGACGGTACCTTCCGCAGCACCAACGCGACGGAAAAACGCGAAGCGGGAATATACAAAAATCACGAGCTTGAAACATTCTGCGGCGCGGAAGACTAA
- the pbpC gene encoding penicillin-binding protein 1C, with protein sequence MPLNRNFPAAVSDALAAARRRFSKRGLPQRAALVLLLFLLLAKAALVVTFPLGAILNRPASLVVTDREGRPLRGTLSAAGEWRLPVPLADMGRWMPAAAIALEDRRFYLHGGIDTIAIARAAWQNFTGGRVVSGASTITSQVVRLAVDRPRTPWAKAVEFSQGAALEFFMDKDEILETYLNSVPFGGNTRGVEAAARSWFGKPVKELSLAEAALLAGLLRGPAYYRPDRHPERALALRNRLIDTLESRGVATPQEARRAKAEPLPTKRRAISSARIQAAEAAARYGGAAEARDGYGRFRSTLDSAMQRLLTGELTAALGNMEPGVTAAAVLVENETGKVRGYVGNAREGTGSGASWVDCALSPRSPGSTLKPFVYALAFESGRAIPATMLADTPQQPSGGGTRNFDRLFRGPVSARTALADSLNIPAVRILRAAGAENVLGLFRRLGFSQLTREAEWYGDSLALGGCEVSPLELARAYRTLAAGGLDSPLVWNERAGLSAGTRVISAEAAALTLDILKDTRRNLPLYGEAGADGKTVAFKTGTSYGLRDAWTAAVTRKWTLVVWFGDPGGRPHRGLVGLKAAAPSAVRIMLKLTKKDDPWFTLPPSVVRKELCALSGAPRNQWCPQIRRDLFIEGVSDAAPCLLHTMKDGEISIKWPPELEGFFAGRGNREAEQPLTITSPKGGAVYAVGAENNKLILSSKGGRGPVYWFVDGELAGDSGEGAPIAWKMREGVHKIAAADEYGAADEIEITVKNRADDGTEELPLLEENR encoded by the coding sequence ATGCCGCTAAATAGAAATTTTCCCGCCGCCGTGAGCGATGCGCTTGCGGCGGCACGGAGACGCTTCAGCAAAAGGGGGCTGCCGCAGAGGGCGGCCCTCGTCCTACTGCTGTTCCTGCTTCTCGCGAAGGCGGCGCTCGTCGTCACATTCCCGCTCGGCGCGATACTGAACCGCCCGGCCTCGCTCGTCGTGACGGACAGGGAGGGACGCCCCCTGCGCGGCACTCTTTCCGCGGCGGGGGAATGGCGGCTACCGGTCCCTCTGGCGGACATGGGGCGCTGGATGCCGGCGGCGGCCATAGCGCTGGAAGACCGCCGTTTCTACCTTCACGGCGGCATCGATACCATCGCGATCGCGCGCGCCGCGTGGCAGAATTTCACCGGCGGACGCGTCGTCTCGGGCGCCTCCACGATAACAAGCCAGGTCGTGCGCCTCGCCGTAGACCGCCCGCGCACCCCCTGGGCAAAGGCCGTTGAATTCTCCCAGGGAGCGGCGCTGGAATTCTTCATGGACAAAGACGAAATACTTGAGACCTACCTCAACAGCGTGCCCTTCGGCGGCAATACGCGCGGGGTGGAGGCCGCCGCGCGCTCATGGTTCGGGAAACCGGTGAAAGAGCTCTCGCTCGCCGAGGCGGCGCTGCTCGCGGGGCTTCTGCGAGGCCCTGCCTACTACCGCCCCGACCGCCATCCCGAACGGGCGCTCGCGCTGCGAAACCGGCTCATCGACACCCTCGAAAGCCGCGGCGTCGCCACGCCGCAGGAGGCGCGGCGCGCGAAGGCCGAACCGCTGCCCACAAAACGCCGGGCGATATCCTCAGCCCGCATACAGGCGGCGGAGGCCGCCGCGCGTTACGGAGGCGCAGCGGAGGCCCGCGACGGCTACGGACGTTTCCGCTCCACACTTGACAGCGCCATGCAGCGGCTGCTCACCGGCGAGCTGACGGCGGCGCTGGGCAATATGGAGCCGGGAGTGACCGCGGCGGCGGTGCTCGTGGAGAATGAAACCGGAAAGGTACGCGGCTACGTCGGCAACGCGCGCGAAGGCACCGGCAGCGGCGCCTCCTGGGTGGACTGCGCCCTATCGCCGCGCTCGCCCGGCTCCACGCTGAAACCGTTCGTCTACGCGCTCGCCTTTGAATCGGGGCGCGCGATACCGGCGACGATGCTCGCCGACACGCCGCAGCAGCCTTCGGGCGGCGGGACGCGCAACTTCGACCGCCTATTCCGCGGCCCCGTGTCGGCGCGGACGGCGCTTGCCGATTCCCTTAACATCCCCGCCGTGCGCATCCTCCGTGCCGCCGGCGCGGAAAACGTCCTCGGCCTCTTCCGCCGCCTCGGCTTCTCACAGCTGACGCGCGAGGCGGAATGGTACGGCGACAGCCTCGCGCTCGGCGGCTGCGAGGTATCGCCGCTCGAACTGGCGCGCGCCTACCGCACGCTCGCCGCGGGCGGCCTCGACAGCCCCCTCGTCTGGAACGAGAGGGCTGGTCTGTCAGCCGGAACCAGGGTCATCTCCGCGGAGGCCGCCGCGCTCACGCTCGACATCCTCAAAGATACGCGGCGCAACCTGCCGCTCTACGGCGAGGCGGGGGCGGACGGCAAAACCGTCGCCTTCAAGACCGGCACCTCGTACGGCCTGCGCGACGCCTGGACCGCCGCCGTCACAAGGAAATGGACCCTCGTCGTCTGGTTCGGCGATCCCGGCGGCAGACCGCACCGCGGCCTCGTCGGACTCAAAGCCGCCGCCCCCTCCGCCGTCAGAATAATGCTGAAGCTCACGAAAAAGGACGATCCATGGTTCACACTGCCGCCCTCCGTTGTGAGAAAGGAGCTCTGCGCACTCTCCGGCGCGCCGAGAAACCAGTGGTGCCCTCAGATACGCCGCGACCTCTTCATCGAGGGCGTATCGGACGCCGCGCCCTGCCTCCTTCACACGATGAAAGATGGGGAAATTTCGATAAAATGGCCGCCTGAACTGGAGGGGTTCTTCGCCGGACGCGGTAACAGGGAGGCTGAACAGCCACTGACTATCACCTCGCCGAAGGGCGGCGCTGTCTACGCGGTCGGCGCGGAGAATAATAAACTTATCCTCTCATCCAAAGGCGGCAGAGGCCCCGTCTACTGGTTCGTCGACGGCGAGCTGGCCGGCGACAGCGGCGAGGGAGCACCCATCGCGTGGAAGATGCGCGAGGGCGTCCATAAAATCGCCGCCGCGGACGAATACGGCGCGGCGGATGAGATAGAGATCACGGTAAAAAATCGGGCCGACGACGGAACGGAGGAACTGCCGCTGCTGGAAGAAAACCGCTGA
- a CDS encoding Ig-like domain-containing alpha-2-macroglobulin family protein — MGDKKYRSGALITALAAAVMFFIVAPVLGVGERDFIIRSFSPQGTVADGAEITVVFSQAAVSEDIVGHALKASEYPLSFSPPISGSGKWRDAATFVFIPNGGRLSAATRYTATAKSGLRDREGRPLSGTQSFSFNTPALAFKGAKQTNFDPDSGSAAFELEFSLPVSPARLRGYTEVKDAAKRPLNFSITQGPASRKIRLTVSGLSEMEAELSLAAGLPSEAGPLGLEKGLSVKLKRAMIMELRDSGVISEMGGGRIWIDTTSPVDLAKAAAFIELSPAVKFTVEPNEGGFMIAGDFKPQERIKVTVRKGLPAAGGRKAAGWTLAADWSRAFIFPDIEAQVRFPDPGRVLFPAELMRIPLKSVNFDKVNILVWQLYDNNIPLAMRSGWGGYPTDLSRLVANKEYLVKAKPNEAARRALDLKPLLEGRRGVFLVVAQGRSSRDWSESRQTINVTDLGLTVKLGQDSAFARVLSVSEAKPLSGVRVTLWSWANQLVGEGKTDKNGVVRIALKDTDGRGAPVVALAEKDGDTSYIRFERGLYNGNDDFDTTGSPWLHKGYSAYCYTPRDIFRPGEEVPVQAIVRGTDGKAPKPFPLTMKVFSPSGRLWKTQSAKLSGEGTFSASLALPSDAPTGPWNIALFTPGGENSVGYKEIYVEEFAAPRIFVEATAAPRSITADGGCELSITGRYTFGNPAAGLQWETELRTVDRTFTHKDWKSFSFREADKKFTPESSFIASGNLSAEGKAKASLKGGGWNAPSMLDLSVRAGVMDDGGRWTYKTVTIPWYPSSVMAGIEAPREAAPGKPLSFRAAAVSVDGKAASVKEMKYSLFRRARQAVVFESSGRITREIQEQLIPRGEGLIQLSGGVGSAQAELKEAGEYLLRVETADGKSRASAVIYAYGADEGESSSFPDMAEVTTDKRIYKMGETAKVKVKAPFAGSLLVDAETTEVVWNETRGTRGAETEFSLKVTEDMRPNAWITAQVVRPAQKDGSPARAFGIAPLMTDNGASRLKVEIARVPKLEPGKNKITLTVKDGSGKGTAADVTVMLVDETVLGLTGYTTPDPWKFFTARRMPGMETYDLYGALITPEKSSTPLLTAGGGGMEDGMAMKSSLSPVQARRFKMLSLVKRGRSDSGGRCEVEFDIPEFSGKARIMAVAATASASGGAETTTQIGRDVTAEIVLPRFAAPGDKFTANVQLFNMTERELTVKFSAEGKKSPAELAMQSGANESRTVTIKGGGSVTLPLRYEAKGIGTALMTYRTEWQGGVIEDTVELPVRPAAPRITESGSAVIEPGKTLSFSLSGDGKGRNFAQALVMLSAMPQISLSALADFLVTYPYGCFEQTVSAAWPLLVQPELVKYTDPALADRGALARRIDKIESMQSYDGGFPRWSGESWSQPWESLYGAHFLLEAKRLGNKVSPDALKAAVDYARALLPVMPDSDGDAAWRETLMRRAYASFVLTLAGEPPLGWMESLRDKTGEMEPSGRLLLACAYAAAGDKKEAEKITGHRGAPLKEIPGKNVNYDSNLRDGALSLLAATYIDPAGAGAAASAAGLMKELKERGLCSTQEGGFSMLALGRWFSAQPRGGAISGKLIKEPGAKTVGTVSENNRSVTAGGLGGYKAVNSGQARLYSAWNLSYIPSGAVPPRDDGIEIRQRIADRQGKIISGRAARGQALTAAVTVTPKAGSLRGVVAVMPLPAGFEIENPRLTGTGEENAEGVRAEIRDDRLILFIEELRKPLKWHYSLRAVTEGAFASPQIYAECMYDPGISSISGGGTITVGAAADSRQGTAKAVNAAK, encoded by the coding sequence ATGGGAGATAAAAAATATCGCTCTGGAGCTTTGATCACGGCGCTTGCCGCGGCGGTCATGTTTTTCATCGTCGCGCCGGTTCTCGGCGTGGGGGAGAGGGATTTTATCATCCGCTCTTTTTCGCCGCAGGGGACGGTCGCCGACGGCGCGGAGATAACGGTCGTTTTCAGCCAGGCGGCGGTCTCCGAGGATATCGTCGGGCACGCACTCAAGGCCTCCGAGTACCCGCTCTCCTTCTCGCCGCCGATATCGGGCTCCGGCAAGTGGCGCGACGCCGCGACCTTCGTCTTTATTCCCAACGGCGGCAGGCTCTCCGCCGCCACGAGATACACGGCGACGGCGAAAAGCGGCCTGCGCGACCGCGAGGGGCGGCCGCTTTCCGGTACGCAGAGCTTCTCTTTCAATACTCCCGCGCTGGCCTTTAAAGGCGCGAAACAGACCAACTTCGATCCCGACAGCGGCAGCGCCGCTTTCGAACTTGAATTTTCCCTGCCAGTGTCGCCCGCGCGCCTGCGCGGCTACACCGAGGTAAAGGACGCGGCAAAGCGCCCGCTGAACTTCTCCATCACACAGGGCCCCGCATCGAGGAAGATCAGGCTCACGGTCAGCGGTCTGTCGGAAATGGAAGCCGAACTATCTCTTGCCGCCGGTCTTCCCTCGGAGGCCGGACCCCTGGGCCTTGAGAAGGGGCTGTCCGTCAAACTGAAACGCGCGATGATCATGGAGCTGCGGGACTCCGGCGTGATCTCCGAGATGGGAGGCGGCCGCATCTGGATCGATACGACCTCCCCCGTGGATCTGGCGAAGGCCGCGGCCTTCATAGAGCTGTCGCCGGCCGTTAAATTCACCGTGGAACCGAATGAGGGCGGCTTTATGATCGCAGGAGACTTTAAACCGCAGGAGCGGATAAAGGTCACGGTACGTAAGGGGCTGCCAGCCGCCGGAGGCAGGAAAGCTGCCGGATGGACGCTTGCCGCGGACTGGAGCCGCGCCTTCATCTTCCCCGACATCGAGGCGCAGGTGCGCTTCCCAGACCCCGGGCGGGTGCTGTTCCCGGCGGAGCTGATGCGGATACCGCTGAAGAGCGTCAACTTCGATAAGGTCAACATCCTCGTCTGGCAGCTATACGACAACAATATCCCCCTCGCGATGCGCAGCGGCTGGGGCGGCTATCCGACGGACCTTTCGCGGCTCGTAGCCAATAAGGAATATCTTGTGAAGGCAAAGCCGAACGAGGCGGCGCGGCGCGCTCTGGACCTGAAGCCGCTGCTCGAGGGACGCCGCGGCGTATTCCTCGTCGTAGCGCAGGGGCGCAGCTCCAGGGATTGGAGCGAGAGCCGTCAGACGATAAACGTGACGGATCTCGGGCTCACCGTGAAGCTCGGCCAAGACTCGGCGTTTGCGCGGGTGCTCTCCGTCTCGGAGGCCAAGCCTCTCTCCGGAGTGCGCGTGACCCTCTGGTCATGGGCCAACCAGCTCGTCGGCGAGGGAAAGACGGATAAAAACGGCGTTGTCAGGATCGCTTTGAAAGATACTGACGGACGCGGCGCGCCGGTCGTCGCGCTCGCGGAAAAGGATGGTGACACCTCTTATATCCGTTTTGAGAGGGGCCTCTACAACGGCAATGACGACTTCGACACCACCGGCAGCCCGTGGCTCCATAAGGGTTATTCCGCCTACTGCTACACGCCGAGGGATATCTTCCGCCCCGGCGAGGAGGTGCCGGTACAGGCCATCGTGCGCGGCACGGACGGAAAGGCTCCGAAACCCTTCCCGCTGACGATGAAGGTATTCTCGCCCAGCGGCAGGCTCTGGAAGACACAGAGCGCGAAGCTCTCCGGCGAGGGGACCTTCTCCGCGTCGCTCGCTCTCCCCTCCGACGCCCCGACGGGGCCGTGGAATATCGCGCTGTTCACGCCGGGCGGAGAAAATTCGGTCGGCTATAAAGAGATATACGTCGAAGAGTTCGCCGCGCCGCGAATCTTCGTGGAGGCGACGGCCGCGCCGCGGTCGATCACGGCGGACGGCGGCTGCGAGCTGTCGATAACGGGCCGCTACACCTTCGGCAACCCCGCCGCGGGGCTCCAGTGGGAGACGGAGCTTCGCACCGTCGACCGCACCTTTACGCATAAGGACTGGAAATCATTCTCTTTCAGAGAGGCCGACAAGAAATTTACCCCGGAATCGAGTTTCATCGCCTCCGGCAACCTAAGCGCCGAGGGCAAGGCAAAGGCCTCACTAAAGGGCGGCGGCTGGAACGCCCCATCAATGCTCGACCTCTCGGTACGCGCGGGCGTTATGGACGACGGAGGGCGCTGGACATACAAGACGGTCACGATCCCCTGGTATCCTTCGTCGGTAATGGCCGGCATCGAAGCGCCGCGCGAGGCCGCCCCCGGAAAACCGCTCTCCTTCCGCGCCGCGGCGGTCTCCGTTGACGGCAAAGCCGCCAGCGTCAAAGAGATGAAATATTCTCTATTCCGCCGCGCGCGTCAGGCCGTGGTATTTGAGAGCAGCGGACGGATAACGAGGGAGATCCAGGAACAGCTGATACCGCGCGGCGAGGGGCTGATACAACTTTCCGGCGGCGTCGGTTCCGCACAGGCGGAACTTAAGGAGGCCGGAGAATATCTTCTGCGCGTCGAGACGGCGGACGGAAAATCGCGCGCCTCGGCGGTGATCTACGCCTACGGCGCGGACGAGGGCGAGAGTTCCTCCTTCCCCGACATGGCGGAGGTCACGACAGATAAACGGATATATAAAATGGGAGAGACGGCGAAGGTAAAGGTGAAAGCCCCCTTTGCGGGTTCGCTGCTTGTTGACGCGGAGACTACCGAGGTCGTCTGGAACGAAACGCGCGGAACACGCGGCGCCGAGACGGAGTTCTCCCTCAAAGTGACGGAGGATATGCGCCCCAACGCCTGGATAACGGCGCAGGTCGTGCGCCCCGCGCAAAAGGACGGTTCGCCGGCGCGCGCCTTCGGCATCGCGCCGCTGATGACCGACAACGGCGCCAGCCGTCTCAAGGTGGAGATCGCCAGGGTTCCGAAGCTGGAGCCGGGCAAAAATAAAATAACCCTCACGGTGAAGGACGGCTCCGGCAAGGGTACGGCCGCCGACGTCACGGTGATGCTCGTCGACGAAACCGTCCTCGGCCTGACGGGGTACACGACGCCCGACCCCTGGAAATTTTTCACCGCCCGCAGGATGCCGGGGATGGAGACCTACGACCTCTACGGCGCGCTCATCACGCCGGAAAAATCATCCACGCCGCTTCTGACAGCGGGGGGCGGCGGCATGGAGGACGGCATGGCGATGAAGTCCAGCCTCAGCCCCGTACAGGCGCGCCGCTTCAAAATGCTATCTCTGGTAAAGAGGGGCCGCTCAGACTCCGGCGGCAGATGCGAAGTTGAATTCGACATTCCTGAATTCTCCGGAAAGGCGCGTATAATGGCCGTTGCCGCCACCGCTTCGGCCTCCGGCGGCGCGGAAACGACGACGCAGATAGGCCGCGACGTAACGGCGGAGATCGTGCTGCCGCGCTTCGCCGCCCCCGGCGATAAGTTTACGGCAAACGTACAGCTCTTCAATATGACGGAGCGGGAGCTTACCGTCAAATTCTCGGCAGAGGGCAAAAAGTCCCCCGCCGAACTGGCGATGCAAAGCGGCGCTAATGAAAGCCGAACGGTAACCATAAAGGGAGGCGGCTCCGTGACCCTGCCCCTCCGTTATGAGGCGAAGGGCATCGGCACCGCCCTAATGACATACCGGACGGAATGGCAGGGCGGCGTGATCGAAGACACCGTCGAGCTCCCCGTGCGTCCCGCCGCGCCGCGCATTACGGAGAGCGGCTCGGCGGTGATCGAGCCGGGAAAGACGCTATCCTTCAGCCTCTCAGGAGATGGCAAAGGGAGGAATTTCGCACAGGCCCTTGTAATGCTCTCGGCGATGCCGCAAATTTCGCTCTCGGCCCTCGCGGACTTCCTCGTCACCTATCCCTACGGCTGCTTTGAGCAGACCGTCTCCGCCGCCTGGCCGCTGCTCGTGCAGCCGGAGCTCGTCAAATATACCGACCCGGCCCTCGCGGACAGAGGCGCTCTGGCGCGCCGTATAGATAAAATCGAAAGTATGCAGAGCTACGACGGCGGCTTCCCGCGTTGGAGCGGCGAGTCCTGGTCGCAGCCGTGGGAAAGCCTCTACGGCGCCCACTTCCTGCTTGAAGCGAAACGCCTGGGCAATAAAGTCTCGCCCGACGCCCTTAAAGCCGCCGTCGACTACGCGCGCGCGCTGCTGCCGGTCATGCCGGACAGCGACGGCGACGCGGCCTGGCGCGAGACTCTGATGCGCAGGGCTTACGCCTCCTTCGTCCTTACCCTCGCCGGCGAACCGCCGCTTGGCTGGATGGAGAGCCTGCGCGACAAGACAGGCGAAATGGAACCCTCGGGACGGCTTCTGCTCGCCTGCGCCTACGCCGCGGCGGGAGATAAGAAAGAGGCGGAAAAGATAACCGGACACAGAGGCGCGCCGTTGAAAGAGATACCAGGCAAAAACGTAAACTACGATTCTAACCTCCGCGACGGCGCGCTGTCGCTGCTCGCCGCGACATATATAGACCCGGCGGGAGCAGGGGCGGCGGCCTCCGCCGCCGGACTGATGAAGGAGCTTAAAGAGCGCGGACTCTGCAGCACGCAGGAAGGCGGCTTCTCAATGCTCGCCCTCGGACGCTGGTTCTCCGCGCAGCCGCGCGGCGGGGCGATCTCGGGGAAACTGATAAAGGAACCCGGCGCGAAGACCGTCGGCACGGTGAGTGAAAACAACAGAAGCGTCACCGCCGGCGGCCTCGGAGGCTACAAAGCGGTAAACAGCGGCCAGGCGCGCCTCTACTCGGCGTGGAACCTCTCCTACATCCCCTCCGGCGCGGTGCCGCCGCGTGACGACGGCATCGAGATACGACAGCGTATCGCCGACAGGCAGGGAAAGATAATCTCCGGGAGGGCTGCGCGCGGCCAGGCCTTGACCGCCGCCGTAACGGTGACGCCGAAGGCCGGCAGCCTGCGGGGAGTCGTCGCCGTCATGCCGCTGCCCGCGGGCTTTGAGATCGAAAACCCGCGCCTCACGGGAACCGGCGAGGAAAACGCGGAGGGCGTGCGCGCCGAGATACGCGACGACCGGCTCATACTCTTCATCGAGGAGCTGCGCAAGCCGCTCAAATGGCACTACTCGCTGCGCGCCGTGACGGAGGGCGCCTTCGCCTCGCCGCAGATATACGCCGAATGTATGTACGACCCCGGAATCTCAAGCATCAGCGGCGGCGGGACGATCACCGTCGGCGCCGCCGCTGATTCGCGGCAGGGGACGGCAAAGGCGGTAAATGCCGCTAAATAG